The following proteins come from a genomic window of Geomonas sp. RF6:
- a CDS encoding glycosyltransferase, translated as MNTQKPLITFGLMAYNDSKFLREALAAAFSQSYEPLEIILSDDCSTDDTLQIMEQAAAEYRGPHTIVLNRNERNVGVSNHINRIMEICSGEIMVIAAADDISLPHRVQRTYEEFVASGGTAFSIHSSCILIDDNGETIGTAQEYESYEADLETVIEEGTWLYGCTHAWHRDIFDKFGPLRADVKREDEVLPFRSLLLGTIRYIREPLVLYRLHGSNLSKWKRTVVSDGGELNDLIYGEFHERVVNLKSYLADLETGGHLLDRQRMVALRERILREIDSREVEMTLRKGSLKEKVEILRQQNAVKFDPALTARVLLRILFPDLYKQYSYHRYKKFTSSEVEMLPDGGPARGTVPLQQ; from the coding sequence ATGAATACTCAGAAGCCACTTATCACCTTTGGCCTCATGGCCTACAACGATTCGAAATTTTTAAGGGAAGCGCTTGCGGCCGCTTTCTCTCAAAGCTACGAGCCTCTGGAAATCATTCTTTCCGATGACTGTTCCACCGACGACACGTTGCAAATCATGGAGCAGGCGGCGGCCGAGTACCGCGGCCCCCATACGATCGTGCTGAACAGGAACGAGAGGAATGTCGGAGTCAGCAATCACATCAACAGGATCATGGAGATCTGCAGCGGCGAGATAATGGTCATAGCCGCCGCCGACGACATCTCGCTGCCGCACAGGGTGCAGCGAACGTACGAGGAGTTCGTGGCGTCAGGGGGGACGGCCTTCTCCATCCATTCCAGCTGCATTCTCATCGACGACAATGGTGAGACGATCGGCACTGCACAGGAGTACGAATCGTATGAGGCAGATCTCGAGACGGTCATCGAGGAAGGCACATGGCTGTATGGCTGCACTCATGCGTGGCACCGGGACATCTTCGACAAGTTCGGGCCACTCCGCGCCGACGTAAAGCGGGAGGATGAGGTGCTGCCATTCCGATCTCTCCTGCTCGGCACCATACGGTACATACGGGAACCGTTGGTGCTTTACCGCCTGCACGGCAGTAACCTTTCCAAGTGGAAGCGCACAGTCGTCTCCGATGGCGGAGAGCTGAATGACCTGATTTACGGGGAGTTCCACGAAAGGGTGGTGAACTTGAAATCGTACCTCGCGGATCTGGAAACCGGGGGACACCTCCTCGATCGACAAAGAATGGTTGCACTGCGGGAAAGGATTTTGAGGGAGATCGATTCACGCGAGGTGGAGATGACACTGAGGAAGGGTAGCCTGAAGGAGAAGGTGGAGATACTTCGCCAGCAGAATGCTGTGAAGTTCGACCCTGCCCTGACCGCGCGGGTGCTGTTGAGAATACTCTTTCCGGACCTGTACAAGCAGTACAGCTACCACAGGTACAAGAAATTCACCTCCAGCGAGGTGGAGATGCTCCCGGACGGCGGTCCTGCGCGCGGCACAGTTCCGCTGCAGCAGTAG